From Eschrichtius robustus isolate mEscRob2 chromosome 7, mEscRob2.pri, whole genome shotgun sequence, a single genomic window includes:
- the LOC137767684 gene encoding neuropeptide Y receptor type 4-2: protein MNISHFLALLFPESPQGQNRSKSSSLYASYNFSDYCQDSIDPMVFIVTSYSIETIVGVLGNLCLICVTIRQKEKANVTNLLIANLAFSDFLMCLICQPLTAIYTIMDYWIFGEVLCKISAFIQCMSVTVSILSLVLVALERHQLIINPTGWKPSVSQAYLGIVVIWLIAGFLSLPFLANSILENVFHKNHSKALEFLVDKVVCTESWPLDHHRIIYTTFLLLFQYCIPLAFILVCYVRIYQRLRKRGRVFRKGTCSFRAWQMKRINVILVVMVAAFAVLWLPLHVFNSLEDWYHEAIPICHGNLIFLVCHLLAMASTCVNPFIYGFLNTNFKKEVKALVLTCQQSVPVEESEHLPLSTVHTEVSKGSLRLSGRSNPI, encoded by the coding sequence ATGAACATCTCTCACTTCCTGGCCTTGCTGTTCCCAGAATCCCCACAGGGTCAAAACAGGAGCAAGTCAAGTTCTCTGTACGCTTCATACAACTTCTCTGACTACTGCCAGGATTCCATAGACCCAATGGTCTTCATTGTCACCTCCTACAGCATTGAGACCATTGTGGGAGTCCTGGGCAACCTCTGCCTGATATGTGTGACCATTAGGCAGAAGGAGAAGGCCAATGTGACCAACCTGCTTATTGCCAACCTGGCCTTCTCTGACTTCCTCATGTGCCTCATCTGCCAGCCACTCACGGCTATCTACACCATCATGGACTACTGGATCTTTGGCGAGGTCCTTTGCAAGATATCGGCCTTTATCCAGTGTATGTCGGTGACAGTCTCCATCCTCTCGCTTGTACTTGTGGCTCTGGAGAGGCATCAGCTTATCATCAATCCAACAGGCTGGAAACCCAGTGTCTCCCAGGCCTACCTGGGGATTGTGGTCATCTGGCTCATTGCGGGCTTCCTTTCCCTGCCCTTCCTGGCTAACAGCATCCTAGAGAATGTCTTTCATAAGAACCACTCCAAGGCTCTGGAGTTTCTGGTGGATAAGGTGGTCTGTACTGAGTCCTGGCCACTGGACCATCACCGCATCATCTACACCACCTTTCTGCTGCTCTTCCAGTACTGCATCCCACTGGCCTTCATCTTGGTCTGCTACGTTCGCATCTACCAGCGTCTGCGGAAGCGGGGACGGGTATTCCGCAAGGGCACCTGCAGCTTTCGGGCTTGGCAGATGAAGCGGATCAATGTGATCCTTGTGGTAATGGTGGCTGCCTTTGCTGTGCTTTGGCTGCCCCTGCATGTGTTCAACAGCCTGGAGGACTGGTACCATGAGGCCATCCCCATCTGTCATGGCAACCTCATCTTCTTGGTGTGCCACCTGCTTGCCATGGCCTCTACCTGTGTCAACCCTTTCATCTATGGCTTTCTCAACACCAACTTCAAGAAGGAGGTCAAGGCCTTGGTGCTGACTTGCCAGCAGAGCGTCCCTGTGGAGGAGTCCGAGCATCTGCCTCTGTCCACAGTGCACACAGAAGTCTCCAAAGGGTCTCTGAGGCTCAGTGGCAGGTCCAACCCCATCTAG